Proteins co-encoded in one Vibrio fortis genomic window:
- the nagC gene encoding DNA-binding transcriptional regulator NagC — translation MNGGQIGNVDLVKQLNSAAVYRLIDQQGPISRIQVADVSQLAPASVTKITRQLLERGLIKEVAQQASTGGRRAISLTTEVEPFHSIAVRLGRDYIQLSLHDLGGRELAFVQEDLNYSDQSDLMEGLLTTLKSFVAEQQYQIDQLIAIGITLPGLVNPTTGVVEYMPNTDIDNLALSDIIRDTFHVACFVGNDVRGMALAEHYFGASQDSQDSILVSVHRGTGAGIIVNGQVFLGHNRNVGEIGHIQIDPLGEQCQCGNFGCLETVAANPAIVERVQKLIKQGYESSLTELERITIQDVCDHAMNGDELAKQSLVRVGNQLGKAIAMTINLFNPQKVIIAGDITKAQDIVFPAIKRNVENQSLTTFHSGLPIVASEIDKHPTMGAFAMIKRAMLNGVLLQKLLED, via the coding sequence ATGAATGGCGGACAAATAGGTAACGTAGACTTAGTTAAACAACTAAACAGTGCGGCGGTATACAGGCTAATAGACCAACAAGGTCCTATCAGTCGTATACAGGTGGCTGACGTAAGCCAACTCGCACCAGCAAGTGTTACAAAAATTACCCGCCAACTATTAGAACGTGGCCTCATCAAAGAGGTCGCACAGCAAGCGTCTACTGGCGGTAGACGCGCTATCTCACTAACAACAGAGGTGGAGCCTTTTCACTCCATCGCTGTTCGCCTGGGTCGAGATTATATTCAACTCAGCCTTCATGATCTTGGTGGTCGTGAACTGGCTTTCGTTCAAGAAGACTTAAACTACTCAGATCAATCTGATTTGATGGAAGGCTTGTTGACAACCCTTAAGTCGTTTGTTGCTGAGCAGCAGTATCAAATCGACCAACTCATTGCGATTGGTATTACCCTACCGGGCCTTGTTAACCCGACAACAGGCGTGGTTGAGTACATGCCAAATACCGATATCGATAACCTAGCCCTCAGCGACATTATTCGCGATACGTTCCACGTTGCTTGTTTTGTAGGTAACGACGTTCGAGGCATGGCTTTGGCAGAGCACTACTTTGGTGCGAGTCAAGACAGTCAAGATTCTATTCTAGTCAGCGTACACCGTGGTACGGGTGCAGGTATCATCGTTAACGGTCAAGTGTTCTTAGGGCATAACCGCAATGTTGGTGAGATTGGTCATATCCAAATCGATCCACTAGGTGAGCAATGTCAATGTGGTAACTTTGGCTGTTTAGAAACCGTTGCTGCAAACCCAGCCATCGTTGAGCGTGTGCAAAAGTTAATTAAGCAAGGTTACGAGTCTTCTCTAACCGAGCTTGAACGCATTACCATTCAAGATGTGTGTGACCATGCAATGAATGGTGACGAACTCGCAAAACAGAGCTTGGTTCGTGTGGGTAACCAACTAGGTAAAGCCATTGCGATGACGATCAACTTATTTAACCCACAAAAAGTGATCATTGCTGGCGATATTACCAAGGCTCAAGACATTGTTTTCCCCGCAATTAAGCGCAATGTAGAGAATCAATCTCTAACGACTTTCCATAGCGGCTTGCCTATTGTAGCATCTGAGATCGATAAACATCCGACAATGGGTGCCTTCGCAATGATCAAGCGTGCCATGCTCAACGGCGTGTTATTGCAGAAGCTACTCGAAGACTAA